The Tachypleus tridentatus isolate NWPU-2018 chromosome 5, ASM421037v1, whole genome shotgun sequence genome includes a window with the following:
- the LOC143250355 gene encoding translation initiation factor eIF2 assembly protein-like: protein MKIQNVLNCSFSSWYEQFKKVTIRSKVITLPHDFIQYLLADGLVLPESLQCSRRQALERNGYDSDDEVDWNNPDLPVAETPVFPDLTRRVEDSIEQLGGEVFPKLNWSSPRDASWIALNNSMLCRNFCDICLLLKSSDFIANDLTDPFKFCEDRLESSDLTCSTDPAVACQDFQYQLVLRKWIEIDPSMEFRCFVKNNKLIGISQRDCSNYYSYIDHQRNDIVQDIQSFFKEHVQGKFVDANYVFDVYRKKKGNLNFDRVRLMDFNPFGAITNPLLFRWEDLVERVVSTGEQVPEFQYIHGSQGFQPSPFRQYALPRDVVDLSTGEDPCKLVDLLQGVELEDTESR, encoded by the exons atgaaaattCAGAACGTATTAAATTGTAGTTTTTCTTCTTGGTATGAACAATTCAAAAAGGTAACTATCAGAAG CAAAGTTATTACTCTTCCCCATGATTTCATTCAGTACTTGTTGGCAGATGGATTGGTTCTTCCAGAAAG TTTACAATGTAGTAGACGACAGGCCCTTGAACGAAATGGTTATGACAGTGATGATGAA GTAGATTGGAATAATCCAGATTTACCTGTTGCTGAG ACTCCTGTCTTTCCTGATCTTACTAGAAGAGTGGAAGACAGTATAGAACAACTTGGAGGAGAGGTGTTTCCAAAGCTAAattggagtagcccaagagatgccTCATGGATAGCTCTGAACAACAGCATGTTGTGTAGGAATTTTTGTGATATCTGTTTACTGCTGAAGAGCTCAGATTTTATTGCCAATGATTTGACTGATCC ATTTAAATTCTGTGAGGATAGACTAGAAAGCAGTGATCTGACCTGTTCAACAGACCCCGCTGTTGCTTGCCAGGATTTTCAGTATCAACTAGTTCTTCGAAAGTGGATAGAAATAGATCCAAGCATGGAGTTCCgatgttttgtaaaaaataataaacttattg gtaTATCCCAGAGAGACTGTAGTAATTACTACAGCTACATTGACCATCAGAGAAATGATATTGTTCAAGATATACAGTCCTTCTTCAAAGAACATGTGCAAGGGAAATTTGTTGATGCAAATT atgtgtTTGatgtttacagaaaaaagaaaggtAATTTAAACTTT GATCGAGTCAGATTAATGGATTTCAATCCATTTGGTGCAATTACAAATCCACTTTTGTTTCGATGGGAGGACCTGGTTGAGAGAGTTGTGTCTACTGGTGAACAA GTACCAGAGTTCCAGTACATTCATGGCAGCCAAGGATTTCAACCAAGTCCGTTTCGCCAATATGCCTTACCACGTGACGTTGTGGACTTAAGCACAGGAGAAGACCCATGTAAACTTGTGGATCTGTTACAAGGAGTAG AACTTGAAGATACAGAATCAAGATGA